In one Lolium rigidum isolate FL_2022 chromosome 3, APGP_CSIRO_Lrig_0.1, whole genome shotgun sequence genomic region, the following are encoded:
- the LOC124699683 gene encoding SWI/SNF complex subunit SWI3C homolog: MPRKASSTPDSRLKWRKRKRNPDAAPSPLAAPDNSDDSDSAAANDEDDTAVPSAAVDDEILAGAAARDLREAEVLSPAEAISAFPAATRRKVNRPHPSVLAVVAAERSACAGDVSASVPPALENISHGQLQVLSGALPDHPSLSADPDRPSSYVCTPPPLMEGHGVPKQFQGCLHVVPKHSDWFSPGTVHRLERQVVPHFFTGKSPGNTPGKFITLRNKVIAKYLENPGKRLAFADCQGFVVNTGELYDLSRIVRFLDAWGIINYLAVGLVHRGLRVAASLLREEPAGELQLFTAPLKSIDGLIMFDRPKCSLRVEDIALLASSSSNSEVLDFDAGAEFAELEGKIRERLSESSCSYCSQSLSSLHYQSQKEVDIALCSSCFHDSRFITGHSSLDFQRVNGDRDGSENDGDNWTDRETLLLLEGIEKHNDNWNNIADHVGTKSKAQCIYHFIRLPVEDSLLETIEVPDASMPVQTNGHPHSDSNGNLPQSVQHGNQLPFISSSNPVMSLVAFLTSAIGPRIAASCASAALSALTREDDPRVISESMHADDRTHAAHTNFRDHNGASSSSVSPENVKHAALCGLSAAAMKSKLFADQEEREIQRLAAIVINHQLKRLELKLKQFAEVETLLLKECEQVDRARQRISAGRIQVMSGRLNPMGASLPNGSSRTTASNPINMSPRPVTMPGSTAEATRPASSANIMQGQGHPQMPLLQRQPQMLSFGPRSPLSAIQTQPSAQASNIMFSSAAMPNSVTHNHQLLRSSSGNNSSLG; the protein is encoded by the exons atGCCGCGCAAGGCCTCGTCTACGCCAG ATTCGCGCCTCAAATGGCGGAAGCGGAAGCGCAACCCCGACGCCGCGCCCTCGCCGTTGGCCGCGCCCGACAACTCGGATGACtccgactccgccgccgccaacgacGAGGACGACACGGCCGTCCCGTCGGCTGCCGTTGACGACGAAATCCTTGCCGGTGCCGCGGCCAGGGACCTCCGTGAGGCGGAGGTGCTCTCCCCGGCCGAGGCCATCTCCGCCTtccccgccgccacccgccgcaaAGTCAACCGGCCGCACCCGTCCGTCCTGGCCGTCGTTGCAGCCGAGCGGTCTGCGTGTGCGGGAGATGTCTCTGCCTCGGTTCCACCGGCATTGGAGAACATCTCGCACGGGCAGCTCCAGGTGCTCTCGGGGGCCCTGCCTGACCACCCGTCCCTTTCGGCGGATCCTGACAGGCCGTCTTCTTATGTGTGCACACCACCGCCCCTCATGGAGGGGCACGGCGTGCCCAAGCAGTTCCAGGGTTGCCTCCATGTCGTGCCCAAGCACTCAG ATTGGTTCTCTCCTGGGACGGTGCACAGGCTGGAAAGGCAGGTAGTGCCACACTTTTTTACAGGGAAGTCTCCGGGGAACACGCCGGGGAAGTTCATAACGTTACGGAATAAAGTTATTGCAAAGTATTTGGAGAATCCAGGCAAGAGGCTTGCTTTTGCAGACTGCCAGGGCTTTGTTGTCAACACAGGTGAATTATACGACCTGAGTAGGATTGTTCGGTTCTTGGACGCATGGGGGATCATCAATTACCTTGCGGTTGGGTTGGTGCACCGGGGTCTGAGGGTGGCAGCATCACTTCTAAGGGAGGAACCAGCAGGGGAGTTGCAATTGTTTACTGCACCGTTGAAATCCATTGATGGTTTAATTATGTTTGACCGGCCAAAATGTAGTCTCCGAGTTGAAGACATTGCCTTGCTGGCATCGTCTTCATCAAATTCGGAGGTGTTGGATTTTGATGCTGGTGCTGAGTTTGCAGAATTGGAAGGGAAGATTAGAGAACGGTTATCAGAGAGCTCTTGCAGTTATTGCTCACAATCTTTGAGCAGTTTGCACTATCAGTCACAAAAGGAG GTAGATATTGCTCTTTGCTCTAGTTGCTTCCATGATTCACGATTTATTACCGGGCATTCAAGCTTAGATTTTCAGAGAGTCAATGGGGATAGAGATGGATCAGAAAATGATGGGGATAACTGGACTGATCGAGAAACGTTATTGTTGTTGGAGGGCATAGAGAAGCACAATGACAACTGGAATAACATTGCCGACCATGTTGGAACAAAGTCAAAGGCACAGTGTATTTACCATTTTATTCGTCTTCCAGTGGAGGATAGTTTGTTAGAGACCATTGAGGTGCCAGATGCATCCATGCCAGTGCAAACCAATGGACATCCACATTCAGATTCCAATG GAAATCTACCTCAAAGTGTTCAACATGGAAACCAACTCCCATTCATCAGTTCATCTAATCCAGTCATGTCGTTG GTTGCCTTCTTGACCTCTGCAATAGGACCAAGAATTGCAGCATCATGCGCAAGTGCAGCATTATCTGCTTTAACACGAGAGGATGATCCCAG GGTGATTTCTGAAAGCATGCATGCTGATGATAGGACCCATGCTGCACATACAAACTTTCGTGACCATAATG GTGCTTCATCGTCATCCGTTTCTCCAGAAAATGTGAAGCATGCTGCACTGTGTGGTTTGTCGGCAGCGGCAAtgaagtctaaactctttgcggaTCAAGAGGAACGAGAAATCCAAAGACTAGCTGCTATCGTGATAAATCATCAG CTGAAGAGGTTGGAGTTAAAGCTGAAGCAGTTTGCTGAAGTTGAGACCTTGCTTCTGAAGGAATGCGAGCAAGTGGATCGAGCAAGACAGAGGATTTCAGCTGGCCGTATCCAGGTGATGTCAGGCCGCTTAAATCCCATGGGAGCTAGCCTGCCCAATGGTAGCAGTCGCACCACGGCATCCAATCCAATTAATATGAGCCCTAGACCAGTGACCATGCCAGGCTCCACGGCTGAAGCCACCAGACCAGCCTCATCCGCCAATATCATGCAGGGGCAGGGGCACCCTCAGATGCCATTGTTGCAGAGGCAGCCACAGATGCTCTCATTTGGGCCTCGCTCGCCGCTCTCGGCTATCCAGACTCAGCCATCTGCACAGGCGTCGAACATTATGTTCAGCTCTGCTGCCATGCCCAATTCAGTAACTCACAATCATCAGCTGTTGAGGTCGTCTTCAGGAAACAATTCAAGTCTAGGATAG